A section of the Scleropages formosus chromosome 12, fSclFor1.1, whole genome shotgun sequence genome encodes:
- the ncaph gene encoding condensin complex subunit 2, protein MSATSTPTSRAHQWASPSLAMKGSILSSTPVLAAFPGNDDETERRQRRRSRVMDLQGALDASVTDSPAHSVSGTPAAVPKLSSAQISEHYSTCIKLSTENKITTKNAFGLHLIDYMAEILKQKDSELTNFKVAAGTLDASTKIYAVRVDAVHADAYRVLGGLGSETKSGEEKDAEDGEDEPGSEGGETATKQALKKKRPPKKTVEQNLSNINSAESERKCEVDPMFQRMASSFDESSTAGVFLSVLFSEDNHCELLFPSYLTLLRSAPPSPPSPPKYVPAQPFKGGLQLSQDKSSICPSLEDFSFTRRNPDQVRTINQLLEKMKLGQHAFDVNAEVEPEERDCQDFGDDFDADDCEMGQDDGEEGPRDHKEACAMTPLGKGRDVIAIGKGDITTMCLQLSSQPREYSYFSPRTMAMWAGPGYWRFKPRHKQDHVSDKENQKRKPKKIFELDFDKEINFDTYFRTTRAATTNNKSALHTCNKKTTLPADFHYPPETLSQLSFKPSNTLCKQGAKRVSGELGEAIGDYNYNNANDTANFCPGLQGGQSDDDTEELGGAEEYEATLQPFTEEIPCSSQDGDNISTYREDNLVPEPYKVKKMEINYAKTAKKMDMKKLKNTMWRLLTDCLDKPVKEVENTEGGNVSGEKAFSKTTKTLFQRLPSSMAQNLSIPLAFVALLHLANEKNLELLKVDDMSDIIIKQGH, encoded by the exons ATGAgtgccacctccacccccacctctcGTGCACATCAGTGGGCTTCACCATCCCTAGCGATGAAGGGCTCCATCCTTAGCAGCACCCCAGTCCTGGCTGCCTTCCCTGGCAATGATGACGAGACAGAGAGGCGGCAAAGGCGCAGGTCAAGGGTTATGGATCTCCAAGGAGCATTGGATGCCTCAGTTACCGATTCTCCTGCACACAG TGTCTCAGGAAcccctgctgctgttcccaAGCTGTCAAGTGCACAGATTTCTGAGCACTACTCCACCTGCATTAAACTCTCTACAGAGAAT AAAATAACTACCAAGAATGCCTTTGGTCTGCATCTGATCGATTACATGGCTGAAATTCTTAAACAGAAGGATTCTGAACTCACAAACTTCAAG GTGGCAGCAGGAACTTTGGATGCTAGCACAAAGATTTACGCAGTTAGAGTTGATGCAGTTCATGCAGATGCCTACAGAGTCCTGGGTGGTCTGGGTTCGGAAACTAAGTCTGGAGAGG AGAAGGATGCagaagatggagaagatgaGCCTGGAAGTGAAGGTGGAGAGACAGCAACAAAGCAGGCTCTAAAGAAGAAGAGGCCCCCAAAGAAGACTGTTGAGCAGAACCTGAGCAACATCAACAGTGCTGAGTCTGAGAGGAAGTGTGAG GTGGACCCCATGTTTCAGCGTATGGCATCCTCCTTTGATGAGAGCAGTACAGCAGGTGTCTTCTTGTCGGTGCTGTTCAGTGAAGACAACCACTGTGAGCTGCTCTTCCCCTCCTATCTCACCCTACTACGGTCAGCGCCACCCAGCCCCCCGTCACCCCCAAAGTATGTCCCAGCACAACCCTTCAAAG GTGGTCTACAACTGTCTCAGGATAAGAGCTCCATCTGCCCCTCTCTGGAAGATTTCTCTTTCACCAGAAGGAATCCTGACCAGGTGAGA ACAATAAACCAACTTCTAGAGAAGATGAAGCTGGGACAGCATGCATTTGACGTGAATGCAGAAGTAGAACCAGAAGAAAGGGATTGCCAGGACTTTGGAGATGACTTTGATGCGGATGACTGTGAGATGGGTCAGGATGATGGCGAGGAGGGTCCCAGGGATCATAAGGAAGCTTGTGCAATGACACCTCTAGGGAAAGGACG GGATGTGATTGCGATCGGGAAAGGGGACATCACTACCATGTGTCTGCAGCTCTCCTCCCAGCCCAGGGAATATTCTTACTTTAGCCCCAGGACTATGGCCATGTGGGCCGGTCCTGGCTACTGGCGCTTCAAACCCCGCCACAAAC AGGATCATGTTTCTGACAAGGAAAACCAGAAGAGAAAGCCAAAAAAGATCTTTGAGCTCGACTTTGACAAAGAAATTAACTTTGATACCTATTTCCGCACCACAAGG GCAGCGACCACAAATAACAAGTCTGCCTTGCACACCTGCAATAAGAAGACAACTCTGCCGGCCGATTTCCACTATCCTCCAGAGACACTGTCCCAGCTCAGCTTCAAGCCCTCTAACACA TTATGTAAGCAAGGAGCAAAGAGAGTATCAGGAGAGCTGGGTGAGGCCATTGGAGACTACAACTACAACAACGCAAATGACACTGCCAACTTCTGCCCTGGCCTACAG GGTGGACAGAGTGATGATGACACCGAGGAGCTTGGAGGGGCAGAAGAATATGAAGCAACTTTGCAACCCTTCACTGAAGAAATTCCTTGCTCTTCACAAGATGGCGATAACATCTCCACCTACAGGGAGGACAACTTGGTGCCAGAACCATACAAG GTTAAGAAAATGGAGATAAATTATGCAAAGACAGCCAAGAAGATGGACATGAAGAAACTGAAGAACACCATGTGGCGCCTGCTGACAGACTGTCTTGACAAGCCAGTAAAG gaggtggaaaaCACAGAGGGAGGCAATGTCTCTGGGGAAAAAGCTTTTAGCAAGACTACTAAGACCCTCTTTCAGAG GTTGCCCTCCAGTATGGCTCAGAATCTATCAATACCTCTGGCGTTTGTGGCCTTGTTACACCTAGCAAATGAGAAG AATTTGGAGCTCCTTAAAGTGGATGACATGTCAGATATCATCATCAAGCAAGGCCATTAA